Proteins found in one Ignavibacteriota bacterium genomic segment:
- the folP gene encoding dihydropteroate synthase, producing the protein MSVGNWKYRFGSVTYDLSSRTHIMGILNVTPDSFSDGGLHFRVDDAVKRGLLMIDEGADFIDVGGESTRPGAEDVSIDEELIRVIPVIEKLSKHTHIPISIDTYKSEVAKQALEAGAVIVNDITGLQFDSHMPEVIASMNARVVLMHIQGTPKTMQENPLYKDVIEDICSYLRKSIQTAEKNNIEQLIIDPGIGFGKTLENNLEIIQRLNEFHRFHYPVLVGPSRKSFLGKILNLPANERLEGTSAAVAVSIMKGANIVRVHDVKEMKRVANVVDAIQSIHSMKMSQHDQSGNK; encoded by the coding sequence ATGAGTGTAGGAAATTGGAAATATCGGTTTGGCTCCGTGACGTATGATTTGAGTTCTCGTACTCATATCATGGGAATTCTTAACGTAACGCCGGATTCTTTTTCGGATGGAGGATTACATTTTCGGGTTGATGATGCTGTTAAACGTGGACTTCTAATGATTGACGAAGGGGCTGATTTTATTGATGTTGGTGGTGAATCAACACGCCCCGGTGCTGAGGATGTTTCCATTGATGAAGAATTGATTCGTGTTATTCCGGTCATTGAGAAATTATCGAAACACACGCACATTCCAATTTCCATTGATACGTACAAATCGGAAGTTGCAAAACAAGCATTGGAAGCAGGCGCTGTCATTGTAAATGATATTACCGGCTTACAGTTTGATTCTCACATGCCGGAAGTTATTGCTTCGATGAATGCACGCGTTGTGTTGATGCACATTCAAGGAACCCCAAAGACGATGCAGGAGAATCCTCTGTACAAAGATGTAATTGAAGATATTTGTTCATACCTTCGGAAAAGCATTCAGACTGCTGAAAAAAATAACATCGAACAACTAATCATTGACCCGGGAATTGGCTTTGGAAAAACTCTTGAGAACAACCTTGAAATTATCCAAAGATTAAATGAGTTTCACCGGTTTCATTATCCTGTTCTTGTCGGTCCATCCCGGAAATCATTTCTCGGAAAGATTTTAAACTTGCCGGCGAACGAACGCTTAGAAGGAACATCTGCGGCGGTTGCTGTTTCAATTATGAAGGGTGCAAATATTGTCCGTGTTCATGACGTCAAAGAAATGAAACGAGTGGCAAATGTAGTTGACGCCATACAATCAATCCACTCAATGAAAATGAGTCAACATGACCAAAGCGGGAATAAATAG
- a CDS encoding protein-L-isoaspartate(D-aspartate) O-methyltransferase, with protein MTKAGINRFRSEREEMLELLKQRGIKNEQLLHAMFTVERHRFVDLPFVNRSYEDCALPIGNEQTISQPYTVAVMTELLEVKKGDKILEIGTGSGYQAAILAEMGARVFTIERHAHLLNEARHRLEKLGYEIVSKVGDGTLGWSEFAPFQGIIVTAAAPEVPDTLLKQLDEGGNLVIPVGEINTQDLWIVKRRGQNFSTRKIIGFKFVPLIGKKGWK; from the coding sequence ATGACCAAAGCGGGAATAAATAGATTTCGTTCTGAACGGGAGGAAATGCTCGAATTGCTGAAACAAAGAGGCATCAAAAACGAGCAACTTTTACATGCAATGTTTACTGTGGAGCGACATAGGTTTGTTGATTTGCCTTTTGTTAATCGCTCGTACGAAGATTGTGCTTTACCAATCGGAAACGAACAAACAATTTCTCAACCTTACACTGTTGCAGTAATGACTGAATTACTTGAAGTGAAAAAAGGGGACAAGATATTAGAAATCGGAACAGGTTCAGGTTATCAAGCGGCAATACTTGCAGAAATGGGTGCGCGTGTTTTTACTATTGAACGACATGCACATTTGTTGAATGAAGCGAGGCATCGGTTAGAAAAACTTGGTTATGAAATTGTTTCAAAGGTAGGTGATGGAACGCTTGGTTGGAGTGAGTTTGCTCCTTTCCAAGGTATCATCGTTACAGCAGCCGCGCCTGAAGTTCCTGATACGTTATTAAAGCAATTGGATGAAGGTGGAAATCTCGTCATCCCGGTTGGCGAAATAAATACTCAAGATTTGTGGATTGTGAAACGCCGCGGTCAAAATTTTTCTACAAGGAAAATAATTGGCTTCAAGTTTGTTCCACTCATTGGAAAGAAGGGATGGAAGTAA
- the miaA gene encoding tRNA (adenosine(37)-N6)-dimethylallyltransferase MiaA — protein sequence MSGNNISHPDSPNVHQEKKVLVLVGPTASGKTSVSLNLAKQLHGEIVSADSRQVYRFMNIGTAKPSKEELQQVRHHFIDILLPNQDYNASEYSKQARRVIDEIFVRGNLPIVVGGSGLYIKALVDGFFEIDSTNNQVRSRLNERLLKEGAEVLLKELQKVDPLAATSMVSGNKKRIVRALEAFYVSGIPISQLQKKNVAANFTPYFVGLTWERKLLYERINRRVDAMVEEGLIDEVKELYKLGYSSELNSLQTVGYKEVFEHILTGLPREQMIELIKRNSRRYAKRQFTWFRADTRIKWFETGNESDLLQVSDEITKHFQNQSF from the coding sequence ATGAGTGGTAACAACATTTCTCATCCAGACTCTCCTAACGTTCATCAAGAAAAAAAAGTACTTGTTCTGGTTGGTCCTACTGCTTCCGGTAAAACTTCTGTTTCACTCAATCTTGCAAAGCAACTTCACGGTGAAATAGTATCGGCAGATTCAAGACAAGTTTACCGGTTCATGAATATTGGTACAGCAAAGCCATCAAAAGAGGAATTGCAACAAGTTCGTCATCACTTCATAGATATTTTGTTACCAAATCAAGATTATAACGCGAGTGAATATTCGAAACAAGCTCGACGAGTGATTGATGAAATTTTTGTTAGAGGAAATCTCCCAATTGTTGTGGGCGGGTCAGGGCTTTATATCAAAGCGCTTGTGGATGGTTTCTTTGAAATTGATTCTACGAATAATCAAGTAAGGAGTCGTCTTAATGAGCGATTGCTGAAGGAGGGAGCGGAGGTATTACTCAAGGAATTGCAGAAGGTTGACCCACTCGCCGCAACTTCAATGGTTTCCGGAAATAAGAAGCGGATAGTCCGTGCTTTGGAAGCATTTTATGTTTCAGGGATACCTATTTCTCAGTTACAAAAGAAAAATGTTGCCGCAAATTTTACTCCCTATTTTGTAGGATTAACTTGGGAGCGAAAATTACTTTACGAAAGAATCAATCGCCGAGTAGATGCAATGGTAGAAGAAGGATTAATAGATGAGGTTAAGGAACTCTATAAATTAGGATATTCCTCGGAATTGAATTCACTTCAAACGGTTGGTTACAAAGAAGTGTTTGAACATATCCTGACAGGATTGCCGCGTGAACAAATGATTGAACTCATTAAGCGTAATTCAAGACGTTACGCGAAACGTCAGTTTACTTGGTTTCGTGCCGATACAAGAATAAAATGGTTTGAAACAGGAAATGAGTCAGATCTTTTGCAAGTATCTGACGAAATTACAAAGCACTTCCAAAATCAATCCTTTTGA
- a CDS encoding response regulator, producing the protein MKNPPYEILIVEDNVAHLKLTQYVLLKNKVDSRITVVRDGQEALDYLFKKKDEEGKTELSSPHIILLDLNLPKRDGREVLKLVKEDPVLKSIPVVIVSTSDREEDVTYAYEFGAAGYISKSSDFSKFSSEISNVTQYLSL; encoded by the coding sequence ATGAAAAATCCTCCCTACGAAATATTGATTGTTGAAGATAACGTTGCTCACTTGAAATTGACTCAATACGTCTTGCTCAAAAATAAAGTTGATAGCCGTATTACTGTTGTTCGGGATGGACAGGAAGCGCTTGACTATCTTTTTAAGAAAAAAGACGAAGAGGGAAAAACAGAGTTATCCAGTCCACACATCATTTTGCTTGACCTTAATCTCCCAAAACGTGATGGGCGGGAGGTTTTAAAGTTGGTGAAAGAGGACCCTGTTCTTAAATCAATTCCTGTAGTCATTGTTAGTACCTCTGACAGAGAAGAAGATGTTACGTATGCCTACGAATTCGGAGCGGCTGGTTATATTAGTAAATCAAGCGATTTCAGCAAATTCAGTTCTGAAATCAGTAACGTTACACAGTACCTTTCGCTCTAA
- the der gene encoding ribosome biogenesis GTPase Der translates to MSQIVAIVGRPNVGKSTLFNRLLGARQSIVHDEPGVTRDRLYATAEWAGKTFTLIDTGGFVPASEDLFEQAIREQAQIAIQEADIVLFVVDALSGPTSLDIEIASILRKTEKKLFLVVNKVDGEKKEVETAQFYKLGLGEPVGVSALVGRNIGDFLDAITESFPKGESEIDNTQLRLAIVGKPNVGKSSLVNALLGKDRSIVTNIPGTTRDSIDSILKYHKEEIVLIDTAGLRRKSRVKESVEFYSTLRALKSIDQCNVAILVIDVVQGMDKQDLRILDQIIERRKGVVLVCNKWDAVEKDDKTAIEYEKTIRGLLRIYDYIPLVFISALERQRIFRVITDAQHVHSEMNKRVSTNKLNKLLLEDIKKSPPSAVNGKEIKINYVTQVAVNPPAITFFCNEPKLVQENYKRFLERKIREYFTFEGVPVYVYFKKKNK, encoded by the coding sequence ATGTCCCAAATCGTAGCAATCGTCGGACGACCGAATGTCGGAAAGTCCACATTATTTAATCGTCTCCTTGGCGCTCGTCAATCAATAGTACATGATGAGCCCGGAGTAACTCGCGACAGGTTATACGCAACTGCTGAATGGGCAGGCAAAACATTTACACTTATTGATACAGGAGGTTTTGTTCCTGCCTCCGAGGACTTATTTGAACAGGCAATACGAGAACAAGCGCAAATTGCAATTCAGGAGGCTGATATTGTTTTATTTGTCGTTGATGCTTTGAGCGGACCAACTTCTCTTGATATAGAAATTGCATCAATCTTAAGAAAAACAGAGAAAAAATTATTCTTAGTAGTGAACAAAGTTGATGGTGAAAAAAAAGAAGTTGAAACGGCACAATTTTACAAATTAGGTCTGGGAGAACCGGTTGGAGTTTCCGCACTCGTTGGAAGAAACATTGGTGATTTCCTTGATGCAATTACCGAATCATTTCCCAAGGGAGAATCTGAAATTGATAATACGCAATTACGGCTGGCAATAGTAGGAAAGCCTAACGTAGGGAAATCTTCTCTTGTTAATGCACTGCTTGGCAAAGACAGAAGTATTGTTACCAATATTCCCGGAACAACCCGCGACTCAATTGATTCAATACTCAAATATCACAAAGAAGAAATTGTGTTAATTGATACCGCCGGATTAAGACGGAAAAGTCGTGTGAAGGAGAGCGTCGAATTTTACAGCACTCTACGTGCATTAAAAAGTATTGACCAATGTAATGTTGCAATCTTAGTTATTGATGTTGTACAGGGAATGGATAAACAAGACCTCCGTATTCTCGACCAGATTATCGAGCGAAGAAAAGGAGTCGTGCTTGTCTGCAATAAATGGGATGCGGTGGAGAAGGATGACAAGACAGCAATCGAATATGAAAAAACAATACGCGGATTGTTGAGAATTTATGATTATATCCCGCTCGTTTTTATTTCCGCTTTAGAAAGGCAACGAATCTTCCGCGTCATCACTGATGCGCAACACGTACATTCTGAAATGAATAAGAGAGTTTCCACCAACAAACTGAACAAACTCTTGCTTGAAGATATTAAAAAAAGTCCGCCTTCAGCAGTGAATGGCAAGGAAATTAAAATCAATTACGTCACACAAGTTGCAGTGAATCCACCGGCAATTACGTTCTTTTGCAACGAGCCGAAACTTGTTCAGGAAAACTATAAGCGTTTTCTTGAAAGAAAAATTCGCGAATACTTTACCTTCGAGGGTGTTCCCGTTTATGTTTACTTCAAAAAGAAAAATAAATAA
- a CDS encoding FAD-dependent oxidoreductase, translated as MPVKKLRIVVVGGLAAGPSAAAKSVRTNPNAEVTMFEASETISYGICETPYVISGVIQDERKLLVYTPQRLQEEKGIQVKILHRVEKIQPTKKTVTVRDIKNQTVQQYEYDRLILATGARTKRLNIKGEDARNVFHLHTREDTLAIMNYLKMEKPKSAVIIGGGYVGMEMSEALRMKGLDVTVVHRHRLPMSSLEQETSERILQELEKNQVQFVSNAKIEGFQVTKESKVKFVFTNRGSYEADIVIVAIGVEPNAELAKTAKIRTGKLGGIITDERQQTNVDGIYAAGDCCEVKNIVSGKTMYVPLATVASRAAWVAGENAAGGRAIFKGAIRAMAVKIFDLKVATVGLHSDEAKEAGFQVVKETVTTNSRVAAMPGNSKIMVTLIIDRRTKRLLGANVTGCEGAAMRANTLGVAIQHKMTLDDISRFDLIYAPPFAPLWDPILVAANQAKKKLS; from the coding sequence ATGCCTGTAAAAAAACTTCGTATCGTTGTTGTTGGAGGATTAGCCGCCGGACCAAGCGCGGCGGCAAAGTCTGTCCGCACCAATCCGAATGCGGAAGTAACAATGTTCGAGGCTTCAGAAACTATTTCCTATGGCATTTGTGAGACACCGTATGTCATCTCCGGCGTGATTCAGGACGAGCGTAAACTACTTGTTTATACGCCGCAACGACTTCAGGAGGAAAAGGGAATTCAGGTAAAAATCTTGCACAGGGTTGAAAAGATTCAACCAACAAAAAAAACAGTTACTGTGCGCGATATAAAAAATCAAACAGTTCAGCAATATGAGTATGACAGGCTGATTCTTGCAACCGGTGCGAGAACGAAGCGGTTGAATATCAAAGGTGAGGATGCACGGAATGTTTTTCATCTTCACACAAGAGAAGATACGTTGGCAATCATGAATTACCTGAAAATGGAGAAGCCAAAGTCAGCAGTAATTATTGGCGGAGGATATGTTGGGATGGAAATGTCTGAAGCGCTTAGGATGAAGGGATTGGATGTCACCGTTGTTCATCGTCATCGTTTGCCGATGTCTTCACTTGAACAAGAGACGAGCGAGCGAATTCTTCAGGAGTTAGAAAAGAATCAGGTTCAGTTTGTCAGCAATGCAAAAATTGAAGGATTTCAGGTCACTAAAGAAAGCAAGGTAAAATTTGTTTTCACCAACAGAGGTTCGTATGAAGCGGACATTGTTATTGTTGCCATTGGAGTTGAGCCGAATGCAGAATTGGCAAAGACTGCAAAAATCAGAACCGGCAAACTTGGAGGTATCATCACCGACGAACGACAGCAGACAAATGTTGATGGAATTTATGCGGCTGGCGATTGTTGCGAAGTAAAAAATATTGTTTCCGGAAAGACTATGTATGTTCCTTTAGCAACTGTAGCAAGTCGTGCGGCGTGGGTTGCAGGTGAAAATGCGGCAGGAGGGAGAGCAATATTCAAAGGAGCGATTCGTGCAATGGCAGTAAAAATATTCGACTTGAAAGTTGCTACTGTTGGATTACATTCAGATGAAGCAAAAGAAGCGGGATTTCAAGTTGTGAAAGAAACTGTCACGACGAACTCGCGGGTAGCCGCAATGCCGGGGAATTCAAAAATTATGGTAACACTTATTATTGACCGGAGAACGAAACGCTTACTTGGTGCAAATGTTACAGGTTGCGAAGGAGCCGCAATGCGAGCAAATACACTTGGAGTTGCCATCCAACACAAGATGACGCTCGATGATATCTCCCGATTTGATTTGATTTACGCTCCACCGTTTGCTCCACTCTGGGACCCGATTTTAGTTGCTGCAAATCAGGCAAAGAAGAAATTATCGTAG
- a CDS encoding HAMP domain-containing protein produces the protein MKIQSKLTILLLLLSSGVIIAAGIFSTISIDNYFRARIINEMTTQANEFEYVIRTFSDTDSLRYDHLKQLAHSANLRLTLIDNQGKVLFESELPESQLPTVENHLGRPEVREATTKEFGTNIRHSATINIDMLYLAKNIRTPLPAESGYSNVKFLRLGVPLTFVNEVMRDIQTKIIFTSAFVLFVVAAVTFFVSRRIAKPISTMATIAEEIRSGNLDKRIPVRTSDELGRLAESLNSMVDKLNEDISKLKKLERVRSEFLGNVSHELRTPIFAMQGMLETLLHGALDDKEVSRDFVERALKNAERLNTLLGDLIEISRIESGEMKMSFRYFDVNEFLSNIITEMKQFAEQKSISILYEKTGSSLSAFGDQERLKQAVINLIDNAVKYTQPKGTVTVSSFHSDGKIKIVVKDSGIGIAQEHLARIFERFYRVDRERSRESGGTGLGLAIVKHIIEAHGSHVEVQSEVGKGSEFSFELKS, from the coding sequence ATGAAAATCCAATCCAAGTTAACAATATTGTTGTTGCTTCTCTCCAGCGGGGTCATTATCGCCGCGGGAATTTTTTCTACCATCTCAATTGATAATTATTTCCGTGCGCGCATTATCAATGAAATGACAACTCAAGCAAACGAATTTGAGTACGTCATTCGAACCTTTTCCGACACCGACTCATTACGTTATGACCACTTGAAACAACTTGCACACTCTGCCAACCTGCGACTTACACTGATTGATAATCAAGGAAAGGTTTTATTCGAGTCGGAACTGCCGGAGTCTCAACTTCCAACAGTCGAAAATCATCTCGGCAGACCGGAAGTCCGGGAAGCAACGACGAAAGAATTTGGGACAAATATTCGCCACAGCGCAACCATTAACATTGATATGTTATATCTTGCAAAAAATATCCGAACACCCCTTCCTGCTGAAAGCGGATACTCGAATGTGAAATTTCTCCGTCTCGGTGTACCGCTTACGTTCGTGAACGAAGTGATGCGTGATATTCAAACCAAAATAATTTTTACCAGTGCATTTGTATTGTTCGTTGTTGCCGCAGTGACATTTTTCGTTTCGAGAAGAATTGCAAAACCAATTTCAACTATGGCTACAATTGCGGAAGAAATTCGTTCCGGAAATCTTGATAAAAGAATTCCCGTCCGCACTTCCGATGAATTGGGAAGATTAGCGGAAAGTTTGAACAGCATGGTTGACAAATTGAATGAAGACATCAGCAAGTTAAAAAAACTTGAACGAGTACGGAGCGAATTTCTCGGTAATGTTTCGCACGAACTGCGCACTCCGATTTTTGCCATGCAAGGAATGTTGGAAACACTTCTTCACGGAGCGCTCGATGATAAGGAAGTCAGCAGAGATTTTGTTGAACGAGCATTGAAGAACGCTGAGCGGCTTAACACCCTGCTCGGCGATTTGATTGAAATCTCCCGCATCGAATCAGGCGAGATGAAAATGAGTTTCCGGTATTTTGATGTGAATGAGTTTCTTTCAAACATTATTACTGAAATGAAACAGTTTGCCGAACAGAAAAGTATTTCAATTCTGTACGAAAAGACAGGTTCTTCTCTATCGGCTTTTGGAGACCAGGAACGTCTCAAGCAAGCCGTCATCAATTTGATTGATAATGCAGTTAAATATACTCAACCCAAGGGAACTGTAACTGTTTCGTCATTTCATTCTGATGGAAAAATAAAAATCGTTGTGAAAGATTCCGGGATTGGAATCGCGCAAGAACATCTTGCGAGAATCTTCGAGAGATTCTATCGCGTTGACAGAGAACGCTCACGCGAATCGGGCGGGACAGGACTCGGTCTTGCGATTGTCAAACATATCATTGAAGCGCATGGAAGTCATGTCGAAGTTCAAAGTGAAGTTGGTAAAGGGAGTGAGTTTAGTTTCGAGTTGAAAAGTTAA
- a CDS encoding response regulator transcription factor, with protein sequence MKKILIVDDEQDIVQLVKYNLEKEGFAVLTARNGKQALEQAESKPELILLDVMMPELDGIEVIKRLKKNSHTENIPVIFLTAKSSDFDEVLGLELGADDYIIKPISIPKLIARVKHVLRKHETKETKKESPALLQLGVIEINTSQHIIRIKGKEHFFPKKEFDLLLFLAKREGEVVNRDTLLTNIWGSEVIVGDRTIDVHIRKIREKLGKYADYIETIKGVGYKLRVVE encoded by the coding sequence ATGAAGAAGATTTTAATAGTTGATGACGAACAGGATATTGTTCAACTTGTCAAATACAATTTAGAAAAAGAGGGATTTGCCGTCCTCACCGCCCGAAACGGCAAGCAGGCGCTTGAACAGGCTGAATCAAAACCGGAACTGATATTGCTTGATGTGATGATGCCCGAACTCGATGGGATTGAAGTAATCAAGCGACTAAAAAAGAATTCTCACACAGAAAACATCCCGGTTATTTTTCTTACCGCAAAAAGTTCGGACTTTGATGAAGTTCTTGGTTTGGAACTCGGCGCAGATGATTACATTATCAAGCCAATCAGTATTCCCAAACTGATTGCACGGGTGAAACATGTGTTGAGAAAACATGAAACCAAAGAGACGAAAAAAGAATCTCCGGCATTGTTACAGCTCGGTGTTATTGAAATCAACACGTCACAGCACATTATTCGAATCAAAGGGAAAGAACATTTCTTTCCCAAAAAGGAATTTGACTTGTTGTTGTTTCTTGCTAAACGTGAAGGTGAAGTTGTTAACCGGGACACGTTACTTACTAACATTTGGGGAAGCGAAGTGATTGTCGGCGATAGAACCATTGATGTTCACATCAGGAAAATCAGGGAGAAACTTGGGAAGTATGCCGACTACATTGAGACAATCAAAGGTGTCGGTTACAAACTTCGCGTTGTAGAATGA
- a CDS encoding DUF4296 domain-containing protein: protein MKFNRTILLLSLFLLVSCSEQSVNRNLIPEETFVQFYTDYMIVQEEISLNSLDSLQGKQKYDSLFQHYNLSPKQVEETKKEYNKDLNRWQKFYDKVILRLESLQKPQANKSGNQP from the coding sequence ATGAAATTCAATCGCACCATATTGTTACTTTCACTTTTCCTTCTCGTTTCATGCTCAGAACAGAGCGTGAACCGGAATCTCATTCCTGAGGAAACATTTGTACAATTTTATACTGATTACATGATTGTTCAAGAAGAAATCAGTTTGAACTCGCTCGATTCGTTACAGGGAAAACAAAAGTACGACAGTCTGTTTCAACATTACAATCTTTCACCAAAGCAAGTGGAAGAAACAAAAAAAGAATACAACAAAGATTTGAACCGGTGGCAAAAGTTCTATGACAAAGTTATTCTTCGCTTAGAATCGTTACAAAAACCTCAGGCAAACAAATCCGGGAATCAGCCATGA
- a CDS encoding class I SAM-dependent methyltransferase, which yields MKSEKRFGGIVAEEYEHFIKGTPHYEKFVNRIASEVKKYCKDKPNRDINVIDIGTGYGFCAKFVLKICPNLQLVALDNERNMTLRAKKYLQEYIANGNTTVVLTDALTYLRKLPNDSIDIYFSSWVIHNFQQNYRTNIYKQMYRTLKPGGLFLNADKYAWDNEIVQNRELEWQVSKFFEIFSSQKRYDILEEWVVHYIRDESPKLVMKERTSIEQMKKVGFTSVQRLAREHMECVIKSIVKK from the coding sequence ATGAAATCTGAAAAGCGGTTTGGTGGTATCGTAGCTGAAGAATACGAACATTTCATTAAAGGAACACCTCATTATGAAAAGTTTGTCAATAGAATTGCTTCGGAAGTAAAGAAGTATTGCAAGGACAAACCGAACAGAGATATCAACGTTATTGATATCGGGACAGGTTATGGTTTTTGTGCTAAATTTGTTTTGAAGATATGCCCCAATCTTCAACTTGTTGCACTGGACAATGAGAGAAATATGACCCTGCGAGCGAAGAAATACCTACAAGAATACATAGCCAATGGAAATACTACCGTTGTCCTTACTGATGCGTTGACATATTTAAGAAAACTTCCGAACGATTCTATAGACATCTATTTTTCTTCGTGGGTTATCCATAATTTTCAGCAAAACTATAGGACTAATATATACAAGCAGATGTATAGGACACTTAAGCCCGGTGGATTGTTCCTTAATGCAGACAAGTACGCATGGGATAATGAAATTGTTCAGAACAGAGAGTTGGAATGGCAAGTTTCTAAGTTCTTTGAAATTTTTAGTTCCCAGAAACGATATGATATATTGGAAGAATGGGTAGTACATTACATTAGAGATGAGTCGCCAAAATTAGTAATGAAAGAACGAACATCCATTGAACAAATGAAAAAAGTTGGCTTCACAAGTGTTCAGAGATTAGCAAGAGAGCACATGGAGTGTGTAATTAAATCAATAGTAAAAAAATAA
- a CDS encoding nucleotide-binding protein, whose translation MEKVFIGSSKQSIHISDAVLENLKYENIEPVPWYIGEFTGGFISNLESLITTLNKVKYAIFILTNEQNHDAMGAEYYSLRDNIIFELGFFISKLGKDNVFMIKPDNMHINLPSDLKGYDPYNFPHQYSNIAVAIRTEINTILKKIGIR comes from the coding sequence ATGGAAAAGGTGTTTATCGGATCTTCAAAACAAAGTATTCATATTTCCGATGCAGTTTTAGAAAATCTAAAATATGAAAACATTGAACCTGTCCCTTGGTACATAGGAGAATTTACAGGCGGATTTATTTCTAACTTAGAATCATTGATCACAACATTGAACAAGGTTAAGTATGCCATTTTTATTCTAACCAATGAGCAAAATCATGATGCAATGGGTGCGGAATATTATTCTTTGAGAGATAATATTATTTTCGAGCTGGGATTTTTTATTTCAAAACTGGGTAAGGATAATGTCTTTATGATAAAACCTGATAATATGCATATAAACCTTCCTTCTGATTTGAAAGGATACGATCCCTATAATTTTCCGCATCAGTATTCGAATATTGCGGTTGCGATTAGAACGGAAATAAACACCATATTAAAAAAAATTGGAATCCGATAA